From the Terriglobia bacterium genome, the window TGCCCTCCGGCTCCCGATTGCGATCGACAAAACCGACAATGGCGCCCATGCGGCCGGAGTGAACGGCAAGCTCCTGCAGAGCCTGAAGGTTGGATTCCACGAAACCGTGCAGGCTGAGAAGGTCACGCGGCGGATAGCCGGTCAGGCAGAGCTCCGGAAACACCCCGATATCGGCGCCCATGCGCTCTGCCTTGGTCATCGCCTGAAGCACGCCGTCCCGATTGCCGTGGATATCGCCGACGGTGGTATTCATCTGCACCAGCGCAATCTTCATGCCATCACCCGCAGAAAGAATAACTCAGCCTCCGGCCGCAGCCAAACAGCAACCTTGAAATGCATAGAATTCGCGTCCCTGGAGACCGCCCTGGCGCCAGAGGCCAAGCCGCCAAAAATCCGGGCATTCTTGGGGATTGTTCCATGCTGGTTATCCTGGTTGGTCTTGGCAGGGGCGCCCCATATGATTCGTGGTCTTTCATAAGGGATCGGGCGGGAACATCTCATGCCACGATGTCAGCTGCTCGTAGGCATGAGCCGCGCGTAATATCGTCCCTTCCTCCAGATGGCGGCCGATCAGCTGCAGCCCGATCGGCAAATGGTCGGAGGTGAGCCCGCAAGGCACCGACATGGCCGGGAGTCCCGTCAAGTTGCCGGGACGTGTCAGGCGCAGCAGTGCGATGCGCACGTTTTCCTTGGTGCGGCCGACAGCAACCTCGCTTTGCTCTATGCGTGGAGCGGCCACAGGCAAGGTGGGAACAGCCAGCATGTCGACCGACTGCAGAACTCTTTCAAACTCCTTCGTATAGGTACAGCGCAACTCCTGGGCCTGCAAGTATGAAACTGCTGATATTTCCATGCCCTCCTTGAGACGAATCCGCAGGTCGGGTCCATAGTCGGCTGATCGTTTTTGTACCCACTTCCAGTGATAGACCAGGGCCTCCGCGAGGGTAATCACGCCGGCAAGTTTGGCGGTCTCGCCCATCCATTTCAGATCGACTTCACGGACTTCAGCGCCGTTCTGCTCCAGAGTGGCGATGGCAGCGAGCACGTTGCGCCTCACTTCCCTCTGGAGGCGGTCGAAGAAGTACTGCTTGGGCACCCCAATGCGCAGGCCCGCGAGCCCCTTCCTGAGATTCCGCGCGGACGGTTCGTTCTTCCCCAGACCGGCCGGTGCGCACGGATCCGCACCTGCTATGGCGTCGAGCACGAGTGCCGCATCTTCTGCGCAGCGCGAGATGGGTCCGACATGATCCAGGCTGGGAGCCAGAGGAATCACCCCGCCTAGCGGAACCCGGCCGTGCGTCGGCTTGAGTCCGACGCAGCCGCAAGCCGCCGACGGAATCCGGATCGACCCACCGGTGTCGGTTCCCAACGAAGCCAAGGCAAGGCCCGCCGTCACGGCAGCAGCACTTCCGCCACTGGAGCCGCCCGACATCCGATCCGTGGCCCAAGGGTTGTGTACGGCGCCGAAGTGTGGATTGACATTGGTGGCGCCGTAGGCAAACTCATGCAGGTTCGTCTTGCCCAGCAGGATGGCGCCTGCCTCGAACAGGCGATCGACTACATGCGCGTTTTCCGTGGGAACGAAATTGCGCAGAATCCGCGATCCGGCGGAGGTGCGGATGCCGCGTGTGTAAAAGAGATCCTTCAGGCAAATCGGGATGCCGTGAAGAGCGCCGCGATAAGCGCCGCGGACTATTTCCTTCTCGGCTCGTCGCGCCTGGGCCAGAGCCAGATCCGATGTGACCGTGATAAAGGAGTTCAGGCGCGGGTCCAGCCGATCGATCCGGGCGAGCAGGGCGCGCGTCAGTTCGACGGGCGAGAGCTTGCGCCGTCGAATCAGGGGCGCCAGGCGGCGGATTGTAAGGTCGCAATTATTGCCGAAGTCCATCACTCCCTCCTCTGGAAATATCAATCGTTTATTATCAGGCAGGGTAGTCCTTCCCCTCAAGAACTCTCTCGATTTCGAGCTTTGGAATGCAGGTTCCGGGATGCCGGCCTCAGGTCCCGGGAAGAGAAGCGCGAAAATCCGCAATCCAGAATGCTGAATCGTCATGATATGGTGTCGGCATGAATATGGCCCGCAGTTTTCAACGGTTACAGGAAACCATCATAGAGTGTCGCAAGTGTCCGCGGTTGGTCGAATGGAGGGAGCGGGTAGCGCTGGAGAAAGTGCGCCGGTACCGGTCGGAAGAATACTGGGGTCGTCCCGTCCCGGCATTCGGCGAGGCCACGGCCGCGCTTCTTGTCGTGGGGCTGGCGCCGGGAGCGCACGGAGCTAACAGGACAGGACGCATGTTTACGGGCGATCGCAGCGGCGAGTGGTTCTATGAAGCGCTCCATCGATTCGGCTTCGCGAGCCAGCCAGACTCGACCCGGCTCGATGACGGCCTCCGCCTGCATGACTGCGCGGTCACGGCAGCTTTGCGTTGCGCGCCCCCCGCCAACCAGCCCTTGCCCTGTGAACTTGACAATTGCCGGCCCTATCTCCGTCGCGAGCTCCTGTTGCTCACACGCAAGCGCGTCATCATAGTGCTCGGCCAGATCGCCCTGCGCGCCTTTCTGAAGGTATGGCGCGAAAACGGCGGTAAGATCCCCGGTGATCGGATTCCCGGATTCCGACACGCGGGCGAATGGGATCTTCCCGGGGGCGTGACGCTCATTTCCTCGTATCATCCCAGCCAGCAGAACACGCAAACCGGCAGGCTGACCCGCTCGATGTTTCACGACATCTTTCGGCGGGCCCGCCGCCTTCTGGACGGGTAGTTCTTACCTGGCACCTGCGAAATATGCCAAACATGCCAGAGGGAGGCGATCTCCGGCATTCGACCTCAGACCTCCGACCAGCTCCAGAAACTCGGAGGTGTAAGGGCGGAAGCCGGAGATACTCATGATTCGCCTGGCTTGCGACGACCTTTCAAGAAGAGGATTGTTTTTGATTTTGGCCGGGAAAGCCTGCATCATTGAGCGTTTGAACGGAGAGTTATGATCATCGTTGTCGACGAAGCCATACCGTATTGGCAGGCGGCTTTTGCCCGGACCGGAGAGATCAGAGCGGTCTCCGCCAGATCCGTGCGCCCCGCCGACTGCCGCGACGCCGACGCCCTCATCGTGCGTTCGGTAACGCGGGTCGGTTCGCACCTACTCGAAGGAAGCTCGATTCGGTTCGTGGGGACCGCGACGATCGGCGTGGATCACCTCGACCTGGATTATCTGAAGGCTCGCCGCATTCATATCGCCAATGCTCCCGGGAGTAACGCCAATGCGGTGGCGGAATATGTCGTCGCCGCCCTGCTGGTTCTGGCTGAGCGTAAGGGTTGGCGCCTGCCCGGGAAATCGATCGGCATTATCGGCGTCGGCCACATCGGCACTCTGGTCGAAAAGAAGGCATCCGCGCTCGGCTTGAAGACAATGTTGTGTGATCCGCCACTCCGCGAGAGCACCGGAGACACACGCTACGGCTTCTTCGATGACGTGATCCGTGCCGACATTTTGAGCCTGCACGTGCCCCTTACGACCACGGGGCCCTATCCGACCTGGCATATGCTCGATCGAAAGGTATTGCAGCGCCTCTCTCCCCGCCAGACGGTGATCAATACATCGCGCGGCGCAGTCGTCTCCGAGTCGGATCTTCGGCAAACACTTCGTGATCGGCGCATCGAGGGCGCAGTGCTGGATGTATGGGAGGGTGAGCCCCGAATCGATCACGATCTTCTGGATCTGGTGGACCTCGGCTCCCCTCATATCGCAGGCTACAGCCTGGACGGCAAGGTGCGCGCGACCGCAATGGTCCGCGAGGAGCTGTGCCGCTTCTTCGGAATTCAGGAAAGTTGGGATACCCGAAATATATTCCCTCAACCTCAACGGCTGCGTCCTCAGGCCGGAATGGGCAGCCCGGATGCCGTTCGTTCGGTGGTGCTCCAGGCCTATGACATCCTCCGGGACGACATGAGTCTAAGGGCTTTGAAAGGCGTGCCGGGAGACGCAGCGGCAGAACGTTTTGATCGTCTCCGCACCGACAATCCGTTGCGTCGCGAGTTTTCGCACTTCACCGTCGAACTGGTCGAAGGGAAGGGCCTGGCCCAGACCTTCACGGCTCTGGGATTCGAAGTCGCTGCTGGCTTCCAGTAGAGAAAACAGGAGGGTGATTCAGATGCTGAGCTCCGTGCGGCACGTTCCCGAGTGGACATTCCCGGCGCCCCCTGTCGGCGGCTCCATCTTTGCAGTTCTTGACCTGGTCGAGGACAGTGAGATGGGATGCCGGATCTCAGTCTCGGGCAAGAGAATTGCGATCTTGAAGCGGCTCATCTTATGGGCGAACGGTGCGTACTGAACCGGCGATCCGTGACCCTTACCCTATGGGGGGAGAAAAACCAATGATTCGAGTTCTCATTGCAATGACTGTCGCGGCCATGTCGGCGGCCGTGGGGCAGATCCTGGTCAGGCGCGGGATGCAGCAGGTTGGATCCCTCGAGAACTATGCGCCGATGGCTCTGCTCGTGTACTTTGGCCACACGGCGAGCAACTGGTACATCATCCTGGGGACTGCGCTGAACACGGTGTTTTATCTTCTTTTTCTCGCCGCGCTCTCCTGGACTGACGTGACGGTAGTCCTGCCGATGACCGCGATCGAATACGGTTTTGCGGCATTCCTGGCGGCAATCTTCCTGAAGGAGCAGATCTCGCCGGTCCGATGGGCCGGGATCGCACTGGTCATCATCGGTGTGATTTTCATCGCTCGCAGCGGAGGGGAAGCCTAGCGCGAGCCCTTTGCTTTTTTACTCTTTGAGTTTTCGAGCGCTTGAGCCTTGGAGTCGGCTTTGAAAGACTTCACCCTTGAGACTCCAAGACTCGGGGAAACACCGGCATAGAAAGGACTCATAAATGCCCGACCCACAGAATAAAATTCCCGCCGCCAGAATCCAGTTTATGCCCGAAGATCGAGCCTGGATCGCGGAGCGGATTCAGGAAGTGCTCGCCAGCGGGCAGCTCACGCTCGGCCGGTACGGGACCGAGTTCGAGCAGATGTTTGCCGCCTTCTGCGGCGTGCAATACGGCGTGGCCGTCAACAGCGGTACCAGCTCACTTGAGATCATTCTCAGATCTCTCGGTGTCGAGGGAAAGGATGTTCTGGTGCCCACCAACACGTTCTTCGCAACGGCAGCGGCGGTAGTGCACGCCGGCGCCAACCCTGTCCTGGTGGACATGGATCCCGAATCGTTCGCCGTGCGCCCCGAGGATGTGGAGAGGAAGCTGACCCCCAAGACCGCCGCCGTAATCGTGGTGCATATCGGCGGCCTGGTGTCCCGGCGCATGCCGGAATTGGTCGACCTCGCCTCCCGGAAGGGAATTTGGCTCGTTGAGGACGCCGCTCACGCGCACGGGTCATCCCTCTCCGGTACGAGTGCGGGAGCGTTCAGCATCGCCGGTTCATTCAGCTTCTACCCGACCAAAGTAATGACCTGTGCCGAAGGAGGCATGATAGTAACCAATCACCACAAGATCGCCGAGGAAGCCCGTATCTATCGTGACCAGGGAAAGGCCAGTTTTGCCCAGAACGCCCATGTGCGCATGGGTTACAACTGGCGCATGTCGGAGCCTCACGCCATCATCGGGCTCAGGCATCTGGAACGCCTCCCCGCCATGATCGCCGACCGGCAGAAGATTGCCGGCGTCTACGATCAGGCGCTGGCTCGCATGCGCAACCTGAGCACGCCGGTTGTGCCAGCAAAAGGCGTCTGCAACTACTACAAATATATCGCGGTGCTTCGGCACCCATGCGATCGCAAGGAACTGAAAGCTCACCTGCGCGAGCGCTTCGGCGTTTCGCTGGCGGGGGAAGTTTACGAGGTTCCCCTGCACAAGCAGCCTGTGTTTGAAAAATATGCCTCCGGCACATTGCCGGTTGCAGAGGACCTGTGCGCAAGGCACATCTGCCTGCCGATCTTCTCCGGCATGACGGAAGAAGACGCGCGACAGGTAATTCACGCGATCACGGAGGCCATCGGCTGATTCCGATTTTCCCTTGTTCCTTCGGGCATGTTGAGATAAAAACACAGGTCGCCTGCCGGCGGCCCGTGCAAGGGAGATAAAACCGCACTGCAATCTGCTGAGCCGTTGGGATGCAGGGGGGCTTCCAGCACGGTTGCCGGGGCGTCTTGCGGTCCAAGCGCATTGACGAGCGAGGATTTGCATGAGAATCATAGTTACGGGAGGATCGGGTTTCATTGGTTCCCATGTGGTAGATGTCTTGGCAGCGCAGGGCCATGAGGTCTGCATCTATGATTTGGACACACCGCAGCATGGCGCAGCCTGCGAATACGTGCGCGGCGACACAAGGGATTTGGACCGGTTGGTCAAGACCGCTCGGTCCGGTGATATCATTTATCACCTGGCTGCCGAGGCAAATGTGAATCGATTTTTCGAAAGCCCGCTGTTTTCTAATGAAAACACCTCTCATTCGGCCCTGTGTGTACTGGAAGCGGCACGACGCGTCGGGGCCGCCCGGGTACTGCTGGCGTCTACGGAATGGGTTTACGGATCGGCGAGTGCTGAAGGCAACAGTGTGATCACTGAAGATTGCTCGTATGCGCGGGCACCGGATCACCTGTACACCTGCTCCAAAATAGCGGCCGAACTGTTTTGTGTTGGCTACCGGAATCTTTATGGCGTCGACTACACCATCATGAGATACGGAATACCCTTTGGGGAGCGCGCCCGACCTGAAACGGTCACGCCGACGTTCATTCGAAGAATCCTCCGGGACGAAACCATACGTATCCATGGTGACGGCAGCCAGTACCGCCAGTTTATCTATGTCAGGGATCTCGCAGAAGGGAATGCCGCTTGCCTGAGGGAGAGCGCGAGAA encodes:
- a CDS encoding NAD-dependent epimerase/dehydratase family protein, with amino-acid sequence MRIIVTGGSGFIGSHVVDVLAAQGHEVCIYDLDTPQHGAACEYVRGDTRDLDRLVKTARSGDIIYHLAAEANVNRFFESPLFSNENTSHSALCVLEAARRVGAARVLLASTEWVYGSASAEGNSVITEDCSYARAPDHLYTCSKIAAELFCVGYRNLYGVDYTIMRYGIPFGERARPETVTPTFIRRILRDETIRIHGDGSQYRQFIYVRDLAEGNAACLRESARNEIFNLNGQEKVTVLQVVNALERILGKKASVEFVEDRKGNFKGRFISSEKAKRMLAWTPRHGYEEALARYVEQYLTAVRPPS
- a CDS encoding 4-phosphoerythronate dehydrogenase, with amino-acid sequence MIIVVDEAIPYWQAAFARTGEIRAVSARSVRPADCRDADALIVRSVTRVGSHLLEGSSIRFVGTATIGVDHLDLDYLKARRIHIANAPGSNANAVAEYVVAALLVLAERKGWRLPGKSIGIIGVGHIGTLVEKKASALGLKTMLCDPPLRESTGDTRYGFFDDVIRADILSLHVPLTTTGPYPTWHMLDRKVLQRLSPRQTVINTSRGAVVSESDLRQTLRDRRIEGAVLDVWEGEPRIDHDLLDLVDLGSPHIAGYSLDGKVRATAMVREELCRFFGIQESWDTRNIFPQPQRLRPQAGMGSPDAVRSVVLQAYDILRDDMSLRALKGVPGDAAAERFDRLRTDNPLRREFSHFTVELVEGKGLAQTFTALGFEVAAGFQ
- a CDS encoding EamA family transporter; protein product: MIRVLIAMTVAAMSAAVGQILVRRGMQQVGSLENYAPMALLVYFGHTASNWYIILGTALNTVFYLLFLAALSWTDVTVVLPMTAIEYGFAAFLAAIFLKEQISPVRWAGIALVIIGVIFIARSGGEA
- a CDS encoding DegT/DnrJ/EryC1/StrS aminotransferase family protein, which produces MPDPQNKIPAARIQFMPEDRAWIAERIQEVLASGQLTLGRYGTEFEQMFAAFCGVQYGVAVNSGTSSLEIILRSLGVEGKDVLVPTNTFFATAAAVVHAGANPVLVDMDPESFAVRPEDVERKLTPKTAAVIVVHIGGLVSRRMPELVDLASRKGIWLVEDAAHAHGSSLSGTSAGAFSIAGSFSFYPTKVMTCAEGGMIVTNHHKIAEEARIYRDQGKASFAQNAHVRMGYNWRMSEPHAIIGLRHLERLPAMIADRQKIAGVYDQALARMRNLSTPVVPAKGVCNYYKYIAVLRHPCDRKELKAHLRERFGVSLAGEVYEVPLHKQPVFEKYASGTLPVAEDLCARHICLPIFSGMTEEDARQVIHAITEAIG
- a CDS encoding amidase, coding for MDFGNNCDLTIRRLAPLIRRRKLSPVELTRALLARIDRLDPRLNSFITVTSDLALAQARRAEKEIVRGAYRGALHGIPICLKDLFYTRGIRTSAGSRILRNFVPTENAHVVDRLFEAGAILLGKTNLHEFAYGATNVNPHFGAVHNPWATDRMSGGSSGGSAAAVTAGLALASLGTDTGGSIRIPSAACGCVGLKPTHGRVPLGGVIPLAPSLDHVGPISRCAEDAALVLDAIAGADPCAPAGLGKNEPSARNLRKGLAGLRIGVPKQYFFDRLQREVRRNVLAAIATLEQNGAEVREVDLKWMGETAKLAGVITLAEALVYHWKWVQKRSADYGPDLRIRLKEGMEISAVSYLQAQELRCTYTKEFERVLQSVDMLAVPTLPVAAPRIEQSEVAVGRTKENVRIALLRLTRPGNLTGLPAMSVPCGLTSDHLPIGLQLIGRHLEEGTILRAAHAYEQLTSWHEMFPPDPL
- a CDS encoding uracil-DNA glycosylase, with product MARSFQRLQETIIECRKCPRLVEWRERVALEKVRRYRSEEYWGRPVPAFGEATAALLVVGLAPGAHGANRTGRMFTGDRSGEWFYEALHRFGFASQPDSTRLDDGLRLHDCAVTAALRCAPPANQPLPCELDNCRPYLRRELLLLTRKRVIIVLGQIALRAFLKVWRENGGKIPGDRIPGFRHAGEWDLPGGVTLISSYHPSQQNTQTGRLTRSMFHDIFRRARRLLDG